A single genomic interval of Orcinus orca chromosome 19, mOrcOrc1.1, whole genome shotgun sequence harbors:
- the GPR179 gene encoding probable G-protein coupled receptor 179 codes for MGTRAAVMPPPVWGLLSCSFLCGWALGGPRLLRSLPALSSQVKPGSVPMWVPPEGAEAALAFLYSGDAQQLSGANCSERYEAHGAGARPGLPPILWRAAGTITQAANFLNMLLQANDIRESSVEEDVEWYQALVRSVAEGDPRAYRALLTFNPPLGASHLQLALQATRMGQETILQDLSGSRVQKESPTGALDTPDLQKRVLTNDLGSLGSPKWPQGDGYVGDLQHVRLSPPFLECQEGRLRPGWLITLSAAFYGLKPDLSPEIRGQVQMDVDLQSVDINQCASGPGWYSNTHLCDLNSTQCVPLENQGFVLGHYLCRCRPGFYGTSSSGGSEEGAAQPTGQFGSPQGSSGRLLRCQPCAEGCSSCLDATPCLVEEAPALRAVVLASQTCCMLAVFLSMLVSYRCRQTKRIRASGVVLLETILFGSLLLYFPVFILYFKPSVFRCIALRWVRLLGFATVYGTIILKLYRVLQLFLSRTAQRGPHLSSGRLLQRLGLLLLLVLGFLAVWTAGILEQGSQHASLVARGHTHTGRHFYLCHHDRWDYIMVVAEMLLLCWGSFLCYATRAVPSALHEPRYMGIALHNELLLSAAFHAARFVLVPSLHPDWTLLLFFFHTHSTVTATLALIFIPKFRKPGAPPREEILDEVYEDELDLQRSGSYLNSSIASAWSEHSLDPGDIRDELKKLYAQLEVHKTKGMAANNPHLRKKQGSWRQALGRSFRKYLAEFPEALTRQHSRDSGSAARGSLPGGSSRRRLLSARLPSASLREPAAPPGLRKSSSTCEQDRAPRGEQYPPLLDSLLRRKLARKGPQSESRESAAGPPALSFRSASAHNLTVGERLPCARPASLHKSLSVVADSREKALLEASQAYLEETYQRAREREERRKAEAALASPARRPSAWRLERARATTLSAPPSPAKRSSVDSSHASRKLREEAARRLPHPPVQHQISTPIMATSGVGLGEPGMLSPTSTLSLALLPAPVPALAPIPVPPQSPSLLTYICPWENAELPSKKENVAQEGPPGPERGHHSPAPGRARLWRALSIAVDERGAGENGMDTEDRCLQGEADEDEDRPKVFSKSKSHSLKTPVQQGSMRSLGLAIKALTRSRSTYREKESGEGCPEKEEKGRALGEGVGACPRSPRSGRPKAVSKQAALAPCDDEESLQNQQNAHTSRMLQVCHQEGSREQADRGRRPSQGLGEGKVAKAGKTGPATLRQVRQGTVRDKNVKQAKEAPGGWRELPKAGLRPLGSADQRVIDVCPWEVTESETCQPDSSNKAEICPWEVNGVPEEAALRQDLDASQDERGKASEKSEPKDVVAIAQKKPERLVRGQEAVCPWESADPGGLSPRSAPQDSDRTKGRSDTVGSVEPRQVETRPWEAAGPGACTSDITKAGPCPWEASEGGENEKPSQEGVKKLPQAKQKTPKKAIFLEEQKLGEGLESLCQWERTDFRGPSAVSTQAPGTSGCSGSLGSSVTEACPWEAGDAPAIGKAEICPWELGDEVVGKEMMSQRTGGEPLQEKGKTSRKGSFGETWEQTGKAVQKCSQQQESVCPWESTTPGHSSPRLENSSSKAGGQLLSKGGSRAAQVCPREDLRSEAKEVTPAKAEICPWEVNERTTEDWMSGQAPKGESQKDKEKMPGTSGIKDSTTWEKPEGQMQKPEAVCPWERVDPGSFSPQPGPRDTDRPKATFQMSGSTGSKTAEICPWDAEEILPAEKAEICPWEVSAGAGEKRALGTEAIRQFPNDTGRASADSGPEEIAVTAPKKPERQAWEREVACPWESLDPGGSSRHSDTLGTDRPKAGLQVLDRVGCRPAEVCPWEAEGAPTSEKAKICPWEVDEGAPGKESEQEMGTESMGQREKTLEEGRLTSLGEDISKWETKLSQEQEAMCPWEKDLRTPSAQAEVSDSSSSGSSRVAEGHSLEVSDEAAQKGDLTQDPKMGSFPEQAEVTAEHGEKASNELRPICLQESVAPAGSFSHPDSHGPDQPKAGAQTLLGVGGRLAELCPWDAPAMDAPKPDSGAKAETCPCEVTERIPEEGVSRQDGEGEPQEEEKAPEKPEHKVVAVQANSESADGKQEAVCPQESQDCGGLSPQPAPQASDRSKESSEAAGSMGARVAEVCPWEAEESPSDKKTEICPWEVSQGAAEKGGLEQELDRESQGQGEMFLQKAGSGGTEEHFSEEVKVNRERETVCPWEGTRSEGLSPEPDAPDTDEPEVGPHRASSMGSRMAELCQWEVTDPEGNKIKGTMADIDICLWEVTGAPSDESGLLALTETQTEKLCPTAPENPPCLLVHRPLGGFLPEGKSPCPKVSKPASTFTPEGVRELQVPSELGPRTSLVPEPTLQEAKAQESSSLTEDQGEVASKTQHEELTPPTVYPWD; via the exons ATGGGCACCAGGGCAGCGGTCATGCCTCCtcctgtgtgggggctgctgagTTGCTCTTTCCTCTGTGGCTGGGCTCTGGGGGGTCCAAGGCTCCTCCGCTCTCTTCCCGCGCTGTCCTCCCAAGTCAAGCCAGGATCTGTACCCATGTGGGTGCCCCCGGAGGGGGCTGAGGCAGCCCTAGCTTTTCTCTACTCTGGAGATGCCCAACAGCTATCGGGGGCTAATTGCAGTGAGCGCTATGAAGCCCATGGGGCAGGAGCCAGACCAGGGCTCCCCCCAATCCTATGGAGGGCAGCGGGCACCATTACGCAGGCTGCCAATTTCCTCAACATGCTGCTACAAGCCAACGACATCCGGGAGTCCAGCGTGGAGGAGGATGTGGAGTGGTACCAGGCACTGGTCCGCAGCGTGGCCGAGGGGGACCCAAGGGCATACCGGGCTTTGCTGACCTTTAACCCTCCACTGGGGGCCAGCCACCTGCAGCTGGCCCTGCAGGCCACCCGGATGGGGCAAGAGACCATCCTTCAGGACTTGTCTGGGAGCAGGGTGCAGAAGGAGAGCCCAACCGGGGCCCTAGACACCCCTGACCTGCAGAAGCGGGTGCTGACCAACGACCTAGGGAGCCTTGGCAGCCCCAAGTGGCCACAGGGGGATGGATATGTGGGGGACTTGCAGCACGTGAGGCTGTCTCCTCCCTTCCTGGAATGCCAGGAGGGCCGGCTCCGTCCAGGCTGGCTTATCACACTCTCAGCGGCCTTCTATGGACTCAAGCCAGACCTCAGCCCGGAGATCAG GGGGCAGGTGCAGATGGACGTAGATCTTCAGAGTGTGGACATCAATCAGTGTGCCAGCGGCCCAGGCTGGTACTCTAACACACACCTGTGTGATCTCAACAGCACCCAG TGTGTCCCCCTGGAGAATCAGGGCTTTGTCCTTGGCCACTACCTCTGCCGCTGCCGACCCGGCTTCTATGGGACAAGCAGCTCCGGGG GCTCAGAGGAGGGTGCTGCCCAGCCTACCGGGCAATTCGGGTCCCCTCAAGGCAGCTCCGGGAGGCTGCTGCGGTGCCAACCATGTGCTGAGGGCTGCTCCAGCTGCCTGGATGCCACGCCGTGCCTGGTGGAGGAAGCCCCCGCGCTGCGGGCAGTGGTGCTGGCCTCTCAGACGTGCTGCATGCTGGCCGTCTTCCTGAGCATGCTGGTCTCCTATCGCTGCCGCCAGACCAAG AGGATCCGGGCATCTGGAGTGGTACTGCTGGAAACCATCCTTTTTGGATCCCTGCTGCTCTACTTCCCT GTCTTCATCCTGTACTTCAAGCCCAGTGTATTCCGCTGCATCGCCCTCCGCTGGGTCCGGCTGCTGGGTTTTGCCACTGTCTACGGCACTATTATACTCAAGCTTTATAG AGTGCTCCAGCTGTTTCTGTCTCGAACGGCCCAGCGGGGCCCCCACCTGAGCAGTGGGCGGCTGCTGCAGCGTCTGGGGCTGCTTCTGCTGCTGGTGCTGGGCTTCCTGGCTGTATGGACGGCGGGGATCCTGGAGCAAGGCAGTCAGCACGCGTCCCTGGTGGCGCGAGGCCACACCCACACAGGCCGCCACTTCTACCTCTGCCACCACGACCGCTGGGACTACATCATGGTTGTGG CTGAGATGCTGCTCCTGTGCTGGGGCAGCTTCCTCTGCTACGCCACCCGGGCTGTTCCCTCAGCCTTGCATGAGCCGCGGTACATGGGCATCGCCCTGCACAACGAGCTGCTGCTTTCTGCTGCCTTCCACGCAGCCAG GTTTGTACTGGTTCCCTCCCTGCACCCAGACTGGAcgctcctcctcttcttctttcacACCCACAGCACAGTCACCGCCACACTGGCTCTGATCTTCATCCCTAAG TTCCGGAAGCCAGGGGCTCCTCCCCGAGAGGAGATCTTGGATGAGGTGTACGAGGACGAGCTGGACCTGCAGCGCTCAGGCTCCTACCTGAACAGCAGCATCGCCTCAGCCTGGAGCGAGCACAGCCTGGACCCTGGAGACATTCGG gacGAGCTGAAGAAGCTCTACGCCCAGCTCGAGGTCCACAAGACCAAGGGCATGGCCGCTAACAACCCGCACCTGCGCAAAAAGCAAGGCAGCTGGCGCCAGGCCCTGGGCCGCTCCTTCAGGAAGTACCTGGCCGAGTTCCCCGAGGCCCTGACCCGCCAGCACTCCCGGGACTCGGGCTCCGCGGCCCGCGGCAGCCTGCCCGGGGGCTCCTCCCGCCGCCGGCTGCTCAGCGCCAGGCTGCCCAGCGCCAGCCTCCGGGAGCCCGCCGCGCCGCCGGGTCTGCGCAAGTCCAGTAGCACCTGCGAGCAGGACCGCGCTCCCCGCGGGGAGCAGTACCCGCCTCTGCTCGACTCGCTGCTGAGGAGGAAGCTGGCCAGGAAGGGCCCGCAATCCGAGAGCCGCGAGTCGGCGGCAGGGCCGCCCGCGCTGAGCTTCAGGTCGGCCAGCGCCCACAATCTGACGGTGGGAGAGCGGCTGCCCTGTGCCCGGCCCGCCTCGCTGCACAAGTCGCTGAGCGTCGTGGCTGACTCCAGGGAAAAGGCCCTGCTCGAGGCCAGCCAGGCCTACCTGGAGGAGACCTACCAGCGGGCGAGGGAGCGcgaggagagaaggaaggcagAGGCCGCCCTGGCCAGCCCGGCGCGGAGGCCCTCGGCCTGGAGGCTGGAGCGAGCCCGAGCGACTACCCTGTCGGCCCCACCTTCCCCGGCCAAGAGGAGCAGCGTGGACAGCTCCCACGCCTCCAGAAAGCTGCGCGAGGAGGCCGCGAGAAGGCTGCCCCACCCGCCCGTCCAGCACCAGATCTCCACACCCATCATGGCCACGTCCGGGGTGGGCCTGGGGGAGCCAGGGATGCTGTCTCCCACCTCCACCTTATCTCTGGCTCTGCTGCCAGCTCCCGTCCCTGCCCTGGCACCCATCCCAGTACCCCCACAAAGCCCCAGCCTGCTCACCTACATCTGCCCCTGGGAGAATGCAGAACTgccatcaaagaaagaaaatgtggctCAGGAAGGCCCCCCGGGGCCAGAGCGAGGCCACCACTCTCCCGCCCCAGGTCGGGCCAGGCTCTGGAGGGCCCTCTCTATAGCAGTAGACGAGAGGGGGGCTGGGGAGAATGGGATGGACACGGAGGACAGGTGTCTCCAGGGGGAAGCTGATGAGGATGAGGACAGGCCCAAGGTCTTCTCTAAATCTAAATCCCACAGCCTCAAGACCCCTGTTCAGCAGGGTTCCATGCGTAGCCTGGGACTGGCTATCAAAGCTCTGACCCGTTCTCGGAGCACATACAGAGAGAAGGAGAGCGGGGAAGGATGTcctgagaaggaagagaagggccGAGCTTTGGGAGAGGGTGTGGGGGCATGTCCCAGATCTCCCAGGTCAGGCCGCCCCAAGGCGGTGAGTAAGCAGGCCGCGCTTGCCCCCTGTGATGACGAGGAGTCCCTCCAGAACCAACAGAACGCTCACACAAGCAGAATGCTCCAAGTCTGTCACCAGGAGGGCAGCAGGGAACAAGCAGACAGAGGCAGGAGGCCATCCCAGGGTCTAGGGGAGGGGAAGGTTGCAAAAGCAGGTAAAACAGGGCCTGCCACACTGAGGCAAGTCAGGCAGGGCACCGTTAGGGACAAAAATGTTAAGCAAGCAAAAGAAGCCCCTGGGGGGTGGCGGGAACTGCCCAAAGCTGGCCTCCGGCCCCTGGGCAGTGCTGACCAGAGGGTGATAGATGTATGCCCCTGGGAAGTCACCGAGTCAGAAACGTGTCAGCCTGACAGTAGCAACAAGGCCGAAATCTGCCCCTGGGAGGTGAATGGAGTCCCCGAGGAGGCGGCACTGAGGCAAGATCTAGATGCCTCCCAAGATGAGAGGGGGAAAGCCTCAGAAAAATCAGAACCCAAAGATGTGGTTGCCATTGCTCAGAAAAAGCCAGAGAGACTGGTCAGGGGACAGGAGGCAGTGTGTCCCTGGGAGAGTGCCGATCCTGGGGGTCTGTCCCCTCGGTCAGCACCTCAGGACTCTGACAGAACCAAGGGCAGGTCTGACACAGTGGGCAGTGTGGAGCCTAGACAGGTAGAGACACGACCGTGGGAAGCCGCTGGCCCAGGAGCTTGTACATCTGACATCACCAAGGCAGGGCCCTGTCCCTGGGAGGCAAGTGAAGGAGGAGAGAATGAGAAACCGTCCCAGGAGGGAGTAAAGAAGCTCCCCCAGGCAAAGCAGAAAACTCCCAAGAAAGCAATCTTCTTGGAAGAAcagaaactgggtgaagggttgGAATCTCTTTGTCAGTGGGAAAGGACAGATTTCCGGGGCCCCTCAGCAGTCTCTACTCAGGCCCCGGGAACCTCCGGGTGCTCGGGGAGTCTGGGCAGTAGCGTCACTGAGGCGTGTCCATGGGAGGCAGGAGATGCTCCTGCTATCGGGAAAGCAGAGATTTGTCCCTGGGAGCTGGGTGATGAGGTAGTAGGGAAGGAAATGATGAGTCAGAGGACAGGTGGAGAACCTCtccaggaaaagggaaaaacctcCAGAAAAGGGAGCTTTGGAGAGACGTGGGAACAAACTGGGAAAGCAGTGCAGAAATGCAGTCAACAGCAGGAGTCCGTGTGTCCCTGGGAGAGCACAACCCCTGGGCACTCCAGCCCACGTCTAGAAAACTCCTCATCCAAAGCTGGTGGCCAACTCCTCAGCAAGGGAGGAAGCAGAGCAGCGCAGGTATGTCCACGGGAAGATCTCAGGTCAGAGGCAAAGGAAGTAACACCTGCCAAGGCAGAAATCTGTCCCTGGGAGGTGAATGAAAGAACGACAGAGGACTGGATGTCGGGACAGGCACCAAAAGGAGAATCTCAAAAGGACAAGGAGAAGATGCCTGGAACATCAGGAATCAAAGATAGCACAACTTGGGAAAAGCCTGAGGGACAGATGCAAAAGCCGGAAGCAGTCTGTCCCTGGGAGAGGGTGGACCCTGGAAGCTTTTCCCCACAACCTGGTCCTCGAGACACAGATAGACCCAAAGCCACTTTCCAGATGTCAGGCAGTACGGGAAGCAAAACTGCTGAGATCTGTCCCTGGGACGCAGAGGAAATCCTGCCTGCTGAGAAGGCAGAGATCTGTCCCTGGGAGGTGAGTGCTGGAGCAGGGGAGAAAAGGGCTTTGGGAACTGAGGCCATTAGGCAATTTCCAAATGATACAGGAAGGGCTTCTGCAGATTCTGGACCTGAAGAGATAGCTGTTACTGCTCCAAAGAAGCCAGAGAGGCAGGCCTGGGAGCGGGAGGTGGCCTGCCCCTGGGAGAGCTTGGATCCGGGGGGATCCTCTCGGCATTCAGACACTCTGGGCACCGACAGACCAAAAGCTGGGCTCCAGGTATTGGACCGTGTGGGGTGCAGGCCAGCTGAGGTGTGTCCCTGGGAAGCAGAGGGAGCGCCTACCAGTGAAAAAGCCAAGATCTGTCCCTGGGAGGTGGATGAAGGAGCCCCCGGGAAGGAATCGGAACAAGAGATGGGGACTGAGTCcatggggcagagggagaaaacTCTAGAAGAGGGGAGACTCACCTCCCTGGGAGAAGACATATCAAAATGGGAgacaaaactgagtcaagaaCAGGAAGCTATGTGTCCTTGGgagaaggacttgaggacaccctCTGCTCAGGCCGAGGTCTCAGACTCGTCCAGCAGCGGGAGTAGCAGAGTGGCAGAGGGGCACTCCTTGGAAGTGAGTGATGAAGCAGCACAGAAAGGGGACCTGACACAAGACCCAAAGATGGGCTCCTTCCCAGAACAAGCAGAAGTCACTGCTGAACACGGGGAGAAAGCAAGCAATGAGCTACGACCTATCTGTCTACAGGAGAGTGTGGCCCCGGCGGGCTCTTTCTCCCACCCAGACAGTCACGGCCCTGACCAACCGAAAGCCGGTGCTCAGACACTGCTTGGCGTTGGGGGCAGGCTTGCTGAGCTCTGCCCGTGGGATGCTCCTGCCATGGATGCTCCCAAACCTGACAGCGGCGCCAAAGCTGAGACCTGTCCCTGTGAGGTGACTGAAAGAATCCCTGAGGAAGGGGTGTCAAGACAGGATGGAGAAGGGGAGCCTCAAGAGGAGGAGAAAGCCCCAGAAAAACCAGAGCACAAAGTTGTGGCCGTTCAGGCAAACTCAGAGAGTGCAGATGGGAAACAGGaggctgtgtgtccccaggagagTCAAGATTGTGGGGGTCTGTCTCCACAACCAGCCCCACAAGCTTCTGACAGAAGCAAAGAAAGTTCCGAGGCAGCAGGCAGCATGGGGGCCAGAGTAGCAGAAGTGTGTCCATGGGAAGCAGAAGAGTCTCCCTctgataagaaaacagaaatctgcCCTTGGGAGGTGAGTCAAGGAGCAGCAGAGAAAGGGGGACTGGAACAAGAGTTGGACAGAGAATCTCAAGGGCAAGGAGAGATGTTCCTGCAAAAGGCAGGATCTGGAGGCACTGAAGAACACTTTTCAGAAGAAGTAAAAGTCAACAGAGAGCGAGAGACGGTCTGTCCTTGGGAAGGCACAAGGTCAGAAGGGCTCTCCCCCGAGCCAGATGCTCCAGACACGGACGAACCCGAAGTCGGTCCCCACAGAGCAAGCAGTATGGGGAGCAGGATGGCAGAGCTGTGTCAATGGGAAGTCACAGatccagaaggaaataaaataaaggggaCCATGGCAGACATCGATATATGCCTTTGGGAGGTAACTGGAGCCCCATCTGACGAATCTGGCCTCCTGGCTTTAACAGAAACTCAGACAGAAAAACTCTGCCCCACAGCCCCTGAGAACCCACCATGCCTTTTAGTCCACAGACCTCTGGGTGGCTTCCTTCCAGAAGGCAAAAGCCCCTGCCCCAAAGTGAGCAAGCCAGCCAGTACTTTTACTCCGGAAGGTGTCAGAGAACTCCAAGTACCTTCAGAACTTGGGCCGAGGACCAGCTTAGTCCCAGAGCCAACTCTCCAGGAAGCTAAGGCTCAGGAGTCTTCCTCCTTAACCGAAGACCAAGGAGAAGTAGCTTCTAAAACTCAACACGAAGAACTCACCCCTCCAACTGTCTATCCTTGGGACTAG